In the Mytilus trossulus isolate FHL-02 chromosome 1, PNRI_Mtr1.1.1.hap1, whole genome shotgun sequence genome, one interval contains:
- the LOC134706759 gene encoding BTB/POZ domain-containing protein 19-like, producing the protein MANEKTMKGNIEEFAVQMKRLVNNKEQSDIKFLIGSNRKPIYAHRCILANRCAVFKAMFQDQAQRAGVVDNTVPFVLADMTPDIFLAVMEFIYTNCVTLTPKIAIDSLGIGLEYGLEELRKLAGHYLIENLAVHNVCECLQASIVFAQNELKDACILYIDKHTEDVFKSKGFAELSEESLVESLKSDGLTMDESKILKYIRDWAQVNSVVLKKPYVEIGKKAVKQIRLTLFTPEEIEKIEVENRKEPFVPIECFSVAWKFHATKKSDSGNPLMRVRKGTDSREHHTYLLTEAPSA; encoded by the exons ATGGCGAACGAAAAAACTATGAAGGGGAATATAGAAGAATTTGCCGTCCAGATGAAAAGATTGGTGAACAACAAAGAACAAAG TGACATTAAATTTTTGATCGGATCCAATAGAAAACCAATATACGCACACAGATGCATCCTAGCCAATCGATGTGCTGTTTTCAAGGCAATGTTTCAAGATCAGGCACAAAGAGCTGGTGTGGTAGACAATACTGTCCCTTTTGTTCTGGCAGACATGACACCGGATATATTTCTTGCTGTGATGGAATTTATCTACACCAACTGTGTAACACTGACACCAAAAATT GCTATTGATTCGCTAGGAATAGGATTAGAATACGGGCTAGAAGAATTAAGAAAG CTTGCAGGCCACTATTTGATAGAGAATTTAGCAGTCCACAATGTTTGCGAATGTTTACAAGCATCGATAGTGTTCGCCCAGAATGAACTCAAAGACGCATGCATCTTATATATTGATAAGCACACCGAG GATGTGTTTAAATCAAAGGGATTTGCAGAGCTGTCCGAAGAATCATTGGTGGAGTCACTAAAGAGCGATGGTTTAACAATGGACGAATCGAAGATACTGAAATACATAAGAGACTGGGCACAAGTGAATTCT GTCGTTCTTAAGAAGCCATATGTAGAGATAGGAAAGAAAGCAGTAAAACAGATAAGATTAACACTTTTTACCCCAGAAGAAATAGAGAAAATTGAGgttgaaaatagaaaagaaCCCTTTGTACCA atCGAGTGCTTCAGCGTAGCATGGAAGTTTCATGCAACAAAGAAAAGCGACAGTGGTAATCCTCTTATGAGAGTTCGCAAGGGCACAGACAGCAGGGAACACCACACTTACTTGTTAACCGAAGCGCCCTCAGCTTAA